The DNA segment ACTCATACAAgcttcagatatttttttttttgcccagaACAGATTGGATGTTGTTTGCCATCAGTTACATTGAAAGCACACTAGGGGACGATATTTTAATGGTCAGTGTAAGCAGGAGAAATAATTACAGTGGGCCGTTAATGAAAAAGTCCTgaacattgttttttcttctaaGTTACTTGAGGCAAAGTGTGCAGTGTCACTTCATAGTCATTCCCTGTTTCAGGTCCATGGACAAGCTGTTGGACGCTGCCTGTTGCTCCCTGCTGAACACTTACCCACTGTGTTCTCCTAAATGCTGCATGTGCCTCTTTCAGATGTCAAGCCTTCCAACATCCTGGTGAATTCCCGCGGTGAGATCAAGCTGTGTGACTTTGGAGTGAGCGGACAGCTCATAGACTCCATGGCCAACTCCTTTGTGGGCACTCGCTCTTACATGTCTGTGAGTTTACACGGACGCACTCATCTTTCCCTGCTGTATTCAGGCACACGTTAGCTTTTGAGGATTTTTTGACACAGACCTGATCAACTGGTCTTTCTTAAAACAAAGGCTCCATGTCGAGGTTATTTCTCCTTTCATGTTACAAGTGGGTAAAGTGGATATAAGCTCTGCGATTATATAAATTATGTGATATGCCATGTGCCGCCTTAGATTTATTTATCTTCTGTGTCAAAGTACTAAGCAGCTTTTTTGattctgtgatttatttctctACGACTCTACGGTGGGActtgacccaaggaagaactcattaaattatGTCAAAGATTCCGGATTTTTTTCCCACTTACTTAAACATTGTGAGggtgtttttctatatttctctttatttgtaataataaataaagtagttTGGAGGACTGATATTTTTGAGTGTTCACAATTTGTAGCTCCGAGTAAAATCCAGATTTGTGGTTGGACCttactatttatatattttatccaTAAAATATGAATTGCAGTACTAATTATATTCCCGTTTGTGTGCAGCCTGAGCGTTTACAGGGCACCCACTACTCTGTTCAGTCGGACATCTGGAGTATGGGTCTGTCCCTGGTGGAAATGGCCATCGGACGCTTCCCCATCCCACCACCTGATGCTAGAGAACTGGAGCAGATTTTTGGCCTCCTGATGGAAGGAGAGCCAGCCTCCGGCGAGTCCTCACCAAAGCCACAGCCTCCTGGGAGACCAGGCAGCTGTAAGTCTGACGCAACACTGGGGGAAACTAtcaataaatgaaagaaaattatTTGATGACCTTGAGTAACGTGAAGTGCAGTCAACACattcaattctttttttctccgGTGCAGCATACGGACCTGAGAGCAGGCCACCGATGGCTATATTTGAGCTGCTTGATTATATAGTCAATGAGGTGAGTGTTTCTCACTATATCACCACATCTTGACTTGATTAACTTGCCTGTATGTGGTGCTAATTATGTGCTTCATCCTTCGCCTGCAGTTTGTTATTGCCATATTTTACATATTCAGTGCTGATCATTTACTCTACAATTTTCAGCCTCCACCAAAGCTACCTGGGATATTCAGCTCTGAATTTCAGGACTTTGTGAACAAATGGTAAGAAGAAGTGTTTCACTGCTATCAAACACCAGTGGATCGTCTACATATAAAACGTCTTGCCATCTGGTGGTGAGAAAATGCATTACATTTACAGGTTTATCATCTTTCCATTTCAGTTTGATCAAAAACCCTTCAGAGAGGGCCGACATCAAACAGTTGACGGTGAGTGTGCATTAACATTCTAATGACTTGTTTTCTACTCTTTGACAAGCTGACACTTTAACACTCCCTCCTCCAGGTGCATCCCTTTATCAAGCAGTCAGAGGCAGAGCAGGTGGACTTCGCCGGCTGGTTGTGCAGCACCATCGGACTCAACCAGCCTGTGACTCCCACCCACGGCACTGCAATGTGATCAGCTCCGCCATTTTCCAAAGTCCTCTATTGACTGGATTTGTATTATGGGTAAATTGTATGTTTATATTGAGTATTCAATTGGTTTAAGTTGTGTGATCAATAGTTCTATATTACGTGTACAAACCTACATGCCAAGTGAAATTAACTAATGTGGGCAATATGGCAGGCCTGCCTGAAAAGCCATCtttttatcaaatatttaacTATAAACGCTGCTCAACCGTTGTGCTTGATATTCCTCTTTGCCTCAATGTCCTTTCAGCACCAACAGATTCAAATCTTTTGTGTTAAGTGTTGTGAAATAAAATTTTGAACAACATGACTCAAATTTGAAATCCTTGTTTTATTATCACAATATTATCATTCTTTCCAGGCTTCTTCTTGGGTTTCAGCATCTTGGCCTTGATCTAAAGGAAGAAACAATGTTTTAGTTACATCGATAACATCTAAGATTCTTGTTTCCACCTTGAACCGATGCACTTCTTACCGAAGGGTCGTGCTTGAGGATGGCATTACGTCTTGCTGTCTTGGCGTAAGGGTTCAGTTTGAGCATTATCCTCAAGTTCTTCAGAGGATTCTTCTTCAGAACTCTGCGGTTGATCTTCTTGCTGTAATGACAATAAAACCAATTCTTAACTGTGACCTACTAAACAACAAAGTTTGTAATTAGCCCAGAGCGTCGCTCAGAACTTCTTTTGTTATCAGGGTTCAGAAACACGGACCTGAAGTAGTAACTCATCATGTTGGACCAgccatgaaacatttaaaacttatAAACTGAGTAGTGCTTACTTGGGTGCACAAAGTGCTTTCTGGATCTCCTCACTCTTAAGAATCCTGCTTAGGTCTGTGTTGGTCATCTTGTGCATTGGGAGGCTGAAAGAAGGGACATTGACAGCATGTTAATGTGTGGAAACAACATATTAAGGAAATGGACCAGTCTTAAGTTAACAGAACTCAGACCTTCTATAATATCACAGAGATTCAAAAACACGGACCATGAAGTGGAAGCTCATCACTGAAATATGTTCAACACCAGTTTGATTTGTGCCACAGGGTGAAAACACTACTTCAACACTCACTTGTAGCCCAGTTTAAGGGTGGCGGGTTTACGCCAGGTGCCATACAGCTCATCCAGCTTGCGGAAAGCGCTCAGTCCAGATGCAGAAGCGCCCAACGTGACCACCAGGGGCGAGCCTCAGGAGGTTCAGTTTGTTCACGTTCTGCAGAGTGATGCCTGCAGATTACAGCACAAGCAATGATTTAACACAGAGGCTGATGGGGCTTCATCTTGAATCTTTTCTTAAGAGTTTCACGTTTATCCATTTAAAGCTATAGTTAATGATGCCAATTGAAATGATTGAAATGACAGTTCAGTTAACACACAACTGATTAGTTCTATAATTTAAACTTTGTTTGAAGGACAGCAGTGTGATGACATCTAAGATTTTTGCTTCCATCTTGAACCGATGCACTTCTTACCGAAGGGTCGTGCTTGAGGATGGCATTACGTCTTGCTGTCTTGGCGTAAGGGTTCAGTTTGAGCATTATCCTCAAGTTCTTCAGAGGATTCTTCTTCAGAACTCTGCGGTTGATCTTCTTGCTGTAATGACAATAAAACCAATTCTTAACTGTGACCTACTAAACAACAAAGTTTGTAATTAGCCCAGAGCATCGCTCAGAACTTCTTTTGTTATCAGGGTTCAGAAACACGGACCTGAAGTAGTAAATCATCATGTTGGACCAgccatgaaacatttaaaacttatAAACTGAGTAGTGCTTACTTGGGTCTGGATCTCCTCACTCTTAAGAATCCTGCTTAGGTCTGTGTTGGTCATCTTGTGCATTGGGAGGCTGAAAGAAGGGACATTGACAGCATGTTAATGTatggaaacaacaacaggaaatggaCCAGTCTTAAGTTAACAGAACTCAGACCTTCTTTAATATCACAGAGATTCAAAAACACGGACCATGAAGTGGAAGCTCATCACTGAAATATGTTCAACACCAGTTTGATTTGTGCCACAGGGTGAAAACACTATTTCAACACTCACTTGTAGCCCAGTTTAAGGGTGGCGGGTTTACGCCAGGTGCCATACAGCTCATCCAGCTTGCGGAAAGCGCTCTCAGTCCAGATGCAGAAGCGTCCAACGTGACCACCAGGGGCGAGCCTCAGGAGGTTCAGTTTGTTCACGTTCTGCGGAGTGATGCCTGCAGATTACAGCACAAGCAATGATTTAACACAGAGGCTGATGGGGCTTCATCTTGAATCTTTTCTCAGATGAGTTTCATGTTTATCCATTTAAAGCTAGTTAGTGATGCCAATTGACATGATTGCAAGGACAGTTCAGTTAACACAACTGATTAGTTCCATAATTTAAACTTTGTTTGAAGGACAGCAGTGTGATGACATTTAAGATTTTTGCTTCCATCTTGAACCGATGCACTTCTTACCGAAGGGTCGTGCTTGAGGATGGCATTACGTCTTGCTGTCTTGGCGTAAGGGTTCAGTTTGAGCATTATCCTCAAGTTCTTCAGAGGATTCTTCTTCAGAACTCTGCGGTTGATCTTCTTGCtgtaatgacaataaaaaacaattcttaACTGTGACCTACTAAACGACAGTTTGTAATTAGCCCAGAGCGTCGCTCAGAACTTCTTTTGTTATCAGGGTTCAGAAACACGGACCTGAAGTAGTAACTCATCATGTTGGACCAgccatgaaacatttaaaacttatAAACTGAGTAGTGCTTACTTGGGTGCACAAAGTGCTTTCTGGATCTCCTCACTCTTAAGAATTCTGCTTAGGTCTGTGTTGGTCATCTTGTGCATTGGGAGGCTGAAAGAAGGGACATTGACAGCATGTTAATGTGTGGAAACAACATATTAAGGAAATGGACCAGTCTTAAGTTAACAGAACTCAGACCTTCTATAATATCACAGAGATTCAAAAACACGGACCATGAAGTGGAAGCTCATCACTGAAATATGTTCAAAACCAGTTTGATTTGTGCCACAGGGTGAAAACACTACTTCAATACTCACTTGTAGCCCAGTTTAAGGGTGGCGGGTTTACGCCAGGTGCCATACAGCTCATCCAGCTTGCGGAAAGCGCTCTCAGTCCAGATGCAGAAGCGTCCAACGTGACCACCAGGGGCGAGCCTCAGGAGGTTCAGTTTGTTCACGTTCTGCAGAGTGATGCCTGCAGATTACAGCACAAGCAATGATTTAACACCGAGGCTGATGGGGCTTCATATTGAATCTTTTCTTAAGAGTTTCACGTTTATCCATTTAAAGCTAGTTAGTGATGCCAATTGAAATGATTGAAATGACAGTTCAGTTAACACAAAATTGAATAATTCTATAATTTAAACTTGGACCACTACATAAATACAGCagtatattttgtgtttgaagacaGTACAGTGCCACTGGCTATACCACTAACAAGCATCACTCTCATTTCATATCAGTGAATATCAAACATACTGTTCCTGTGATAAGTCAATATTcaaaaaagacataaaagccAAGTGATTATAAATTGTTTAAGCAAAACTTAATGCAAAGAATATTGACAATAATCAGATACAAAAGTCAATCACACCTGGGATATTTCTGAAGGCTTTGGTGACACCAGCATCTTGGTTGTAGATGATGCACGGCCCTTTGCGTTGGATCCTTCGACGGTTCCTCATCTTACCCTTACCGGCACGCATGCGCTGAGAGGAGTAGACCTAAAACAGTACATGTACAACGTTATTTCCTGTTTGAGAAAAAGACTATATAGTCCCTATATTGATCATACAATATGTTAATGATCACAAATCATTAAAGCTAAAACTTTGAGTATAGTAAGTACATTTTTTCCCAATTCTAGACATGGTTTGGGtacaaaaacaattataaatcTGACTTATCACCCTTCTGAAGATCACACAATAGTTGAAACCTTAAATCCTTTCACTTATGATCCAAGTAAAATTACCTTCTTGATATCATTCCAGGCTTTAAGCTTCTTCAGCAGGAGCACAGCCTCCTTGGTCTTCTTGTAGCCCTCAACTTTGTCTTCAACCACCAGTGGGACCTCTGGGATTTCCTCAATGCGATGTCctaacagacaaaagaaaaatcaatatcaactaaagatgcacacacacatcggtTGTAATTTTCAGATACAGGTTTTACCAGCGCTTGCTCAGAATTTAAGGCACATCAATACCAAGTGACAGCTTAAAGACAGCAGGCTACCGTCACTGTTCACTGGATCAGACGCAAATTACACCATCATGGCAAGTTAAGCGTTTATATCTACCCAAAATATATTTGCAGCATTATTTCTATGGCTCTCTATGCACTACTTTGGCGAATCTACAAAACGTTTACTGGATGTTACCTTTGGACATCACAAGTGCAGGAAGAGCAGAAGCTGCCAGGGCAGAGCAGATGGCATAACGCTTCTGGGTTGTGTTGATCCTGCGGTGCCAGCGACGCCAAGTCTTAGTGGGGGCAAACATGCGACCTCCACGACACATCTTAACTATAGTCAAGGAGGTTTGACAACTGCCGGAGTTTAATATGTCATTAATGTACATTATAAGTACATTCATAAGTATTGAATACCTGCTCAGACTCAATGTTCGTCAGCCATCTGTGCCAGCATATGACAGTAGGCATCTGTCACTGATCACAGAGTAAGTCGCAAATTACACCATCATAGCAAGTCTAACAATTTCGACTGCAGTGGCACATTCAGTGATACCAAAGAGAGTTAAAACAGCAAAGGTTCTATTGTGGCCAAAAGGATACATTTCCAAAAGCACCCTGGCCAGATCGGTGAGTACCACCACCTCTCACACGGGGGATACGGGCCACAGCTCTTCCTGTACCCCAGGACTCGGCGCTGGTCTGGTGACCTGTAATACACAATTACACATCTAAATCACTAACACATTTTATCCAAGAACACCAACAAGCTACCCATTGTCAAAAACAAGTTGGTCCAACATGCCAGGTCAGTGTAATGCAGTGAAATACTCACCGTATTGAATCTTTTCTTAAGAGTTTCATGTTTATCCATTTAAAGCTATAGTTAATGCCAATTGGTATGATTGAAATGACAGTTCAGTTAACACACAACTGATTAATTCTATAATTTAAACTTTGTTTGAAGGACAGCAGTGTGATGACATCTAAGATTTTTGCTTCCATCTTGAACCGATGCACTTCTTACCGAAGGGTCGTGCTTGAGGATGGCATTACGTCTTGCTGTCTTGGCGTAAGGGTTCAGTTTGAGCATTATCCTCAAGTTCTTCAGAGGATTCTTCTTCAGAACTCTGCGGTTGATCTTCTTGCTGTAATGACAATAAAACCAATTCTTAACTGTGACCTACTAAACGACAATGTTTGTAATTAGCCCAGAGCGTCGCTCAGAACTTCTTTTGTTATCAGGGTTCAGAAACACGGACCTGAAGTAGTAACTCATCATGTTGGACCAgccatgaaacatttaaaacttatAAACTGAGTAGTGCTTACTTGGGTCTGGATCTCCTCACTCTTAAGAATCCTGCTTAGGTCTGTGTTGGTCATCTTGTGCATTGGGAGGCTGAAAGAAGGGACATTGACAGCATGTTAATGTGTGGAAACAACATATTAACAGGAAATGGACCAGTCTTAAGTTAACAGAACTCAGACCTTCTTTAATATCACAGAGATTCAAAAACACGGACCATGAAGTGGAAGCTCATCACTGAAATATGTTCAAAACCAGTTTGATTTGTGCCACAGGGTGAAAACACTACTTCAACACTCACTTGTAGCCCAGTTTAAGGGTGGCGGGTTTACGCCAGGTGCCATACAGCTCATCCAGCTTGCGGAAAGCGCTCTCAGTCCAGATGCAGAAGCGCCCAACGTGACCACCAGGGGCGAGCCTCAGGAGGTTCAGTTTGTTCACGTTCTGCAGAGTGATGCCTGCAGATTACAGCACAAGCAATGATTTAACACAGAGGCTGATGGGGCTTCATCTTGAATCTTTTCTCATACGAGTTTCACGTTTATCCATTTAAAGCTAGTTAGTGATGCCAATTGACATGATTGAAATGACAGTTCAGTTGACACACAACTGATTAATTCTATAATTTAGACTTTGTTTGAAGGACAGCAGTGCCACTGGCTATACCACCGACATGCATCATTCTCATATCAGTGAATATCAGAGACAAGATTGTTCCTGTAATAAGTCATTagaaaaagagataaaagcCAAGTGATTATATATTGTTTAAGCAAAACTAAATGCAAAGAATATTGAGACAATGCTCAGTCTTAACAGTCAATCACACCTGGGATATTTCTGAAGGCTTTGGTGACACCAGCGTCTTGGTTGTAGATGACGCACGTCACTTTGCGGTGGATCCTTGGACGGTTCCTCATCTTACACTTACCAGTAAGACAAATGCTGCTTGACTTGATGAACATACCTGTACACTGGTGTGTTGTGCAAATGCCTTGGCCTGCAGTGTGATGGCATATTTTACTTAATCAGTGCTGATTATACATTTACTCTACAATTTTCAGCCTCCACCAAAGCTACCTGGGATTTTCAACTCTGAATTTCAGGACTTTGTGAACAAATGGTAAGAAGTGTTTCACTGCTATCAAACACCAGTGGATTGTTCACATTAAACGTCTCACCATCTGGTGGTGAGAAAATGCATTACATTTACAGGTTTATCATCGTAACATTTCAGTTTGATCAAAAACCCTGCAGAGAGGGCCGACATCAAACAGTTGACGGTGAGTGTGCATTAACATTCTAATGACTTGTTTTCTACTCTTTGACAAGCTGACACTTTAACACTCCCTCCTCCAGGTGCATCCCTTTATCAAGCAGTCAGAGGCAGAGCAGGTGGACTTCGCCGGCTGGTTGTGCAGCACCATCGGACTCAACCAGCCTGTGACTCCCACCCACGGCACTGCAATGTGATCAGCTCCGCCATTTTCCAAGTTCCTCTATTGACTGGATTTGTATTATGGGTAAATTGTATGTTTATATTGAGTATTCAATTGGTTTAAAAGGTGTGATCAATAGTCCGATATTACGTGTACAAACCTACATGCCTAGTGAAATTATCTGTATGGAACACTTACATGGGCAATATGGCAGGCCTGCCTGAAAAGccatctttttttcaaatatttaactATAAACTCTGCTCAACCTTTGTGCTTGATGTTCCTCTTTGCCTCAATGTCCTTTCAGCACCAACAGACTTAAATCTTTTGTGTTAAGTGTTGTGAAATAAAATTTTGAATGACTCATAAATTTGAAATCCTTGTTTTATTATCACTGAACTCAAGTCTGTTTAGTATAAATTTATGCCTTGACTTTTTTAGGTGCTCCCTTCCTGCCAGGCTTCTTCTTGGGTTTCAGCATCTTGGCCTTGATCTAAAGGAAGAAACAATGTTTTAGTTACATCGATAACATCTAAGATTTTTGCTTCCACCTTGAACCGATGCACTTCTTACCGAAGGGTCGTGCTTGAGGATGGCATTACGTCTTGCTGTCTTGGCGTAAGGGTTCAGTTTGAGCATTATCCTCAAGTTCTTCAGAGGATTCTTCTTCAGAACTCTGCGGTTGATCTTCTTGCTGTAATGACAATAAAACCAATTCTTAACTGTGACCTACTAAACAACAAAGTTTGCAATTAGCCCAGAGCGTCGCTCAGAACTTCTTTTGTTATCAGGGTTCAGAAACACGGACCTGAAGTAGTAACTCATCATGTTGGACCAgccatgaaacatttaaaacttatAAACTGAGTAGTGCTTACTTGGGTGCACAAAGTGCTTTCTGGATCTCCTCACTCTTAAGAATCCTGCTTAGGTCTGTGTTGGTCATCTTGTGCATTGGGAGGCTGAAAGAAGGGACATTGACAGCATGTTAATGTGTGGAAACAACATATTAAGGAAATGGACCAGTCTTAAGTTAACAGAACTCAGACCTTCTATAATATCACAGAGATTCAAAAACACGGACCATGAAGTGAAAGCTCATCACTGAAATATGTTCAACACCAGTTTGATTTGTGCCACAGGGTGAAAACACTACTTCAATACTCACTTGTAGCCCAGTTTAAGGGTGGCGGGTTTACGCCAGGTGCCATACAGCTCATCCAGCTTGCGGAAAGCGCTCTCAGTCCAGATGCAGAAGCGTCCAACGTGACCACCAGGGGCGAGCCTCAGGAGGTTCAGTTTGTTCACGTTCTGCAGAGTGATGCCTGCAGATTACAGCACAAGCAATGATTTAACACAGAGGCTGATGGGGCTTCATCTTGAATCTTTTCTTAagagtttcatgttttttccccatttaaAGCTATAGTTAATGATGCCAATTGACATGATTGAAATGACAGTTCAGTTATCACAAAATTGAATATTCTATAATTTAAACTTGGACCACTACATAAATAC comes from the Hippoglossus hippoglossus isolate fHipHip1 chromosome 6, fHipHip1.pri, whole genome shotgun sequence genome and includes:
- the LOC117762626 gene encoding 60S ribosomal protein L4-like yields the protein MCRGGRMFAPTKTWRRWHRRINTTQKRYAICSALAASALPALVMSKGHRIEEIPEVPLVVEDKVEGYKKTKEAVLLLKKLKAWNDIKKVYSSQRMRAGKGKMRNRRRIQRKGPCIIYNQDAGVTKAFRNIPGITLQNVNKLNLLRLAPGGHVGRFCIWTESAFRKLDELYGTWRKPATLKLGYNLPMHKMTNTDLSRILKSEEIQKALCAPNKKINRRVLKKNPLKNLRIMLKLNPYAKTARRNAILKHDPSVRSASVQDGSKNLKCHHTAVLQTKFKLWN
- the map2k1 gene encoding dual specificity mitogen-activated protein kinase kinase 1 isoform X2 — encoded protein: MQKRRKPEPIQLNPIPDGNTINGTGATETNLEALQKKLEELELDEQQRKRLEAFLTQKQKVGELKDDDFEKICELGAGNGGVVFKVSHRPSGLIMARKLIHLEIKPAIRNQIIRELQVLHECNSPYIVGFYGAFYSDGEISICMENMDGGSLDQSLKKAGNIPEQILGKVSIAVIKGLAYLREKHKIMHRDVKPSNILVNSRGEIKLCDFGVSGQLIDSMANSFVGTRSYMSPERLQGTHYSVQSDIWSMGLSLVEMAIGRFPIPPPDARELEQIFGLLMEGEPASGESSPKPQPPGRPGSSYGPESRPPMAIFELLDYIVNEPPPKLPGIFSSEFQDFVNKCLIKNPSERADIKQLTVHPFIKQSEAEQVDFAGWLCSTIGLNQPVTPTHGTAM
- the map2k1 gene encoding dual specificity mitogen-activated protein kinase kinase 1 isoform X1, with translation MQKRRKPEPIQLNPIPDGNTINGTGATETNLEALQKKLEELELDEQQRKRLEAFLTQKQKVGELKDDDFEKICELGAGNGGVVFKVSHRPSGLIMARKLIHLEIKPAIRNQIIRELQVLHECNSPYIVGFYGAFYSDGEISICMENMDGGSLDQSLKKAGNIPEQILGKVSIAVIKGLAYLREKHKIMHRDVKPSNILVNSRGEIKLCDFGVSGQLIDSMANSFVGTRSYMSPERLQGTHYSVQSDIWSMGLSLVEMAIGRFPIPPPDARELEQIFGLLMEGEPASGESSPKPQPPGRPGSSYGPESRPPMAIFELLDYIVNEPPPKLPGIFSSEFQDFVNKCLIKNPAERADIKQLTVHPFIKQSEAEQVDFAGWLCSTIGLNQPVTPTHGTAM